In the genome of Megachile rotundata isolate GNS110a chromosome 16, iyMegRotu1, whole genome shotgun sequence, the window GAACGTAAAAGACGAGCTTTACTAAAAAAGAATGTCGGTAAGTAAATCTGCTGATTTAATATATTATCGGTATGTACCTATTgctgaacaatttttaatgttttaacagACATACGACGTAGAATCGAACTTATCCAGGATTTTGATATGCCTGCCGTTAGCACATGTATTAAAGTTACAAAAGATGAACGGTATATCATAGCAACAGGAATATATAAGCCACGAATGAAGTGTTACGATGTAAAAAATTTATCTTTGAAGTTTGAACGATGTTTCGATTCTGAAGTGGTCACTTTTGACATATTATCTGATGATTATAGTAAAGTAAATAGACATATATAGATATTTAGACTATGTATGTTCACTTTTATAGTTTAGATTAATGTTTAATGGATGAACTATTTTTCAGTTGGTTTTCTTACAATGTGATAGAAATATTGAATTCCATGTTGCGCATGGAAGATATTATAGATTCAGAATACCTCGTTTTGGTAGGGACATCAAGTACCACTATCCATCTTGCGATCTGTTCGTTGTAGGAGACAGGTTTGatgcattatatttttattcctaACACTTAGTCTAAATAGCAAATAGCAGAAACATACTTTCATTAGTCTCCATTGTGTTGCAGTAATGAGATTTATAGGATAAATCTTGAAAGGGGACAGTTTTTGCAGTCTTTTTTCACAGAAGCATCCTCATTaaataaatgtgaaataaaTCCCATACATCAACTGCTTGCTGTTGGAACAGAAGATGGGAAAATTGAAGCATGGGACCCTAGAACTAAAAGTAAAGTTGGTACTCTAGACTGTGCCTTACATTGTGTTGAGCAAGGCAATAAGTAAGATCATATTCTATGATGTATCATACTAATCAAAATTTCATTCTTCTAACAATAATGTGCTTACTTTAATACATAGATTGGAAGCTATTCCTGCGGTTACTAGTTTAAAGTTTCAAGGAGGTTTAACATTTGGAGTAGGTACGTCGACCGGACAAATACTGTTGTACGATATTCGTTCGAATAAACCATTTTTGACAAAGGATCACATGTACGGATTACCGATTAAGAACATTGAATTTCATCAAAAAATGGATATGGTCTATTCTATGGACTCTTCTATTGTGAAAATATGGGACAGAAATAATGTATGTAAAATGAAGCGCGAATTCGTCGTAAAAAGACAGAACAGTAAAGACAGTAAATAGTTATGAACGCGATATTTTACAGGGTAAATTGTACACGTCGATAGAAGCCCAAAGCGATTTTAATGACATGTGCGTTATACCAAACACTGGAATGCTTTTAATCGCtaatgaaaatacgaaaatgcAAACGTATTACATTCCTTCTCTTGGTCCAGCACCCAGTTGGTGTAGTTTCTTAGACAATTTAACAGAGGAAATGGaagaattaaattatgaaattatttatgatgACTATAAATTTGTTACTGAGAAAGAATTGGATGAGTTAGGTCTTTTACATTTGAAAGGCACTAATCTTCTTCGTGCTTATATGCACGGGTACTTTATGGATATTCGGTTATATCGAAAAGCGAGAGACGTAATGAAACCGTTCGAATTCCAAGAATACAAGAAAAAGAGAATTCAACAGAAAATAGAAGAAACTCGCGGTAGTCGAATACAGGTATCGTTTAATTGCttgatataatttttctttccaCGTTGATTCTGTAAGGTACATCACgtaatacttttttaaatataccGATTTGTATTTATCGTAGATCGAGAGGATGCCAAGTGTAAATAAAGAACTTGCATTGAAATTAATGGACGACGAGACAAAcacgaaaaagaagaaaacaaaTTCTTCCGCCCTTCTAAAAGATGAGCGTTTCAAACAACTTTTCACTAATCCCGATTTTCAAGTGGATACGAACTCGGAGGAGTATTCGTTGTTAAATCCCGTCGTTTCTCAATTACATAAAAGTAAAACAGCAAAGTTGAAAACCAAAGCAATGGAACAAACAATGGAAGTGGATCATACAAATGACGAGAACCAAGGTTTCTATGTAACGATATTATTCTatataatatgttatttttaagCAGTTAATTATAGTAGTGAACTTGCACTTGTAGATAATAGTTCGGATGAAAGTTTCATTCACGATGATAGTAGTTCGGAGGATGAAAAAGTATGGGTTAAAGAAGTAAAGAAACAATATCGGTTAATGAAAAAAAACGAGCGGCAAAAACAAGAGGACGATGAAGACGTAGAAAGCGCTGATGAGCAGGCGGAAAATGGGCCTCGGCTTTATGAAATTAAAGATAACGTAGAATTCAAAGATGCAAAGCCTATAGCAAAGAGACAAAATAAGTGTGTACATTATTCACGTATTTAACAAAACAGGTTATTGacgttaaattatatttaaacaaatttattttcgcATTGTTTAGGGCTAGCTTAGGAGAAAGATTAAGACATCAAGAAGCTCACAGTGTCGCAGTTTCTGGTTCCCGTGGCAATAGAGAAATGACGTTTGTCATCGAAAAGGTTCGTTTTCTTCTCAGATACTGTTCTGTAATATATATCAGTTTTTTCCACGTAACAGTTCgcgtatttatacatatttaaaaatacgtgTATTTATTTACAGAAGAAACAAACAAGACGTGCAAAATTTCGAATACAAAGACACGATAAAGGATACAAACATTTATTGCGACCAGCaggaaatttattcaaaaagaaacgttaatatttattgttgtatttacctctttcttttttgtttttcttttttttaattaaatcagtCCTTTGTAAAGTAATTAATGTGTtcttatattcttattattgcCGTATTAGAATACTCTCGTTCGTTCCCCTTTTCCCCACCGTTTCATGGCTGATTACCTATACCAcaagtaaaataatttgtttcgaCGCGATGCAAATGGATATCTTGACAGAGGTGAAGTGTCATCTCAAAAGATTGATATAATGAAATTCATACATAGGGTGAATCACTCGAGGTACAGATACAAATGTTTTCTTTTCAAGTTCAAAAGCATTGTACTCGCTGGTTGAAAAAAATGACAGTGGTAAGTTCTTGTATGTAGTATTTCGCTCAAttgtttgtttttattaattaaatgctGTTTATCGCGTAATCTGTGATGACATAATATCACCAATGTGGTAGTAGTGAGTTTTGATCGTGGGCGCTTTTTTGTTGTTACACGCGTATTTGAGATTCAAGGTGATCTTTTGAACATATCGAACAATGTTTATTTTGAACATAAACGGTTATGTCTAAATCGCTCTCAAAGTCTGTACATTGGAATTTAATGTCTTCTTTATCGCTCCCGTCCATAATGAAACATAAGATTCGTATTAATGATAATGTGAATATGTTAAAATGTTTTTGCGCGATGTAGATAAAAGAGTATATTAGGATTGGACTTTtgaataatttcttaaatatttttactaggCAAGTTCGAATAACGAATCAAAAAATGGAAAAGATCCTCCTCAGCAAAATCATGAAGAAACTATGCAGGCATCCACTCCGTCTGGACTATCAGAATTACAGTTGCAAAGTACAGAAGTAAGACATTGCTAATTTTAAACTCTTTCATGTTTAAGACAATAAAGTTCTTGAGTATGTACTATTTTTTTATGATCATAGGTCGGTGAAATCACAGAAATGCCAGATTTTGAAATGTTAAGCACATCTGCAGTGCTTCACTATTGTaagcataaaatattaaagcCATACTTGAGGCTGTTAGGCGTAATGGGTTTGAAACCAATGAGCAGCGATGATTCTGAACATTGTTTTTGTTATTGTATTCTTATGAATCTTCATACATTACaagttataatatttatgtgcatcggatatattttacaatatatggCATGTTTCAGGTAAGTTCTACATGTAGTGTATCATATAATTCTTGTTATCGGTGATTATCGTTTCAGAAGAGACAGAGGGTTTTGCTATAAAACATTACCTTTAGAGCTTCAACTAGTACCGAACATCAGTACAGAACTTTCACAGGAAATTACTTGTTACGGAAATATTATATTCAGTTATCTAGTTCCCAGTGTTTTACATTTAATAGCATATTTATATACAGTATATTTATTCCGGATTAAAGAGAAtgaacaattacaaaatttaatggaGAGAGCGTTCCTACTGTCCTCCAATCCTGTGAATCGTGGAAATCAAAGAAAACTGGTACAAATACTGTGGCTTTTCATAGCACTTAGTGTAGTATGGATAATCATGGCATTAATCACGGTAAATGTTCTGATGGCACAAGGAAGTATTGTATTTCAATGGCTGGAACACAGGTAATTTCCTAAGCACATCTTCACATTATTTTGGTTTCACTAATCCAATAATTGACACTGGTCATTTTTATCATTACATTTATGTTACATAATTTTCTATCATAAAGTATTCTGTTTTTATTGCGAACGTTCTGTTATATTACGCTTCTTCCGAATTTATTTTTTGCACAGTCCGTATCAAGTAAAAATAACATTGaaggtatttttaattgtatgcaCATTATGGCACGATATGGTTCAAGGAACGATTATCACCAGTTACTGTTTACAAGGGCAACTTTTAATGGCACATCTGTACTTTCTTCGTGGAAAATTGCTCCATCATACTTTATCTCCTATCGATTGGATGCGGGTTTGTAAATAGATTTCTGTTTGATTCCTTTCTTTACTTTggataaaaacataaaaacatGAAAGAGAAAGGAAACAAAAGTCACTCGTGCTTGTACATGAACATTttaggaaatttgcgaatttaagaaactattgaaatatttcaatgatGAATTGGGGCCAGCTGTATGCATCTATAcagttgtgaatgtatcatgGGCTGCAGCAGGCACAGTCTGGTTGCTTCGATATGACAATAGTGACGCACACAACAATCCTGTTACATGGATTGGAATAATAAATGTCGTTTTATGGAGTTTAATATCAATAGCTCCTTTTATTCAGGTATGTTGTCAGAAATGTTAGGAAAGACTGATAGATACCTTCAAAACTTATGAACGTACAATCTGCAGTTTTCATTTAAATGAAGAATAATAGTCTTTCTAGTAATAAGTCTTTGTCGTTCTTTGTTTAATAGGCAGCTCGTTTAAGTACCGCTTGTTCCATGATACAAAGTATTGGACATGAGGTACGAATCCGACCATTTGTATATCAAAGTACTCCGGGTGAGGATCTCGATACTATACTTTTATACACATCATCGCTAAAAATGTGTGCTAGATTGTTTAGAGTACCAATCACAGGTAGATACCTTTGTCTTTTCTTGACAGTAGGTAGCATTTTAATTCTCACATTAGGACAATGTCACTTTTTCTAATTAGTTGTACCGTGTTGGTAACATCTAATTATACGAAATACCTCTTTTACTGTATATTCTACATTTTACGTATATACATTGTtctaacagtaatgagtaagTAATATAATCCGCATTTTTTGCTTTTTGTACATTTCGAAATTAGTTTAAATCAAGTATTGtaagataaataaattaaaacttaTATTATCAAGAAACGACAACAGtaataaacttgaatatttatacatatcaTGTATTTTTCATGTTGCTAATAAAATTTGTGTCAGACGTTATATCTAAtgtatcattttaatatttgctaTCCAACTCTGAAGCACTCAGAGAATATAGTTTAttataaagtaatttaataaagtGAAAGCATTTTGAAGGCCCCATCTTTAACatgcaattgaaaatttatattttcgtgCGCCTTGAAAGAAAAAGGTACAAGTAGCGTTATCTGGCGTTGAAGTGCCAAACACAAAGATGGCGGAATACATCGTACACATGAGCTAAtacgaaataattaataacacattttctaaacacaatttatgcacttttattataaaagtatgTTTAGTGATCCCTCAGCTATCTTCTCGTAtcatatttgttcagattttcaatgaaattaattagttattaactaataacaTAAAGCCAGCCACGGTGACAAGCGGTACATgaggtcattttgaataattaattacacgttttatggatatattttgtgcacttttatgattgaagaatgctcagcaatgcattatttacatggttcgatcataaaagttcataaataatgttcggataacgagtaattaataattttgtgtcagcattccgatacgtacatgagccacctatgtcaattctacggcgaatgcaaagtgcaatatttcggcactttgacgacgtagtatggttcctgaggcatttagaaacaaatttctattagggtttgatgcgttttgatgcctaataaagccagaaaatcaatttttgtcgaatttggttcaaaacggtacaggtggcgccatctagcggcgagcggcggaactacgaaaaactaaaatctcgattttctcgaaaactaaggacttttccgaaattctgagatatacaaaatgTTCCTTATCGcgtacggaatcgaacgaatataattatagcccgctaggacaattattaaggaaaatagaaaaatagcccatttcatggactaaaaaattggcgtccatctagcggcgaaagttggaactacaaaaatagaaaatctcgattttctcgaaaactagagacttttccgaaattctgagatatacaaattgttccttgtcgcctacggagtcgaacgaatgtaattatagcctgctaggacaattattaaggaaaatagaaaaacagcccatttcatggactaaaaaattggcgtccatctagcggcgaaagttggaactacaaaaataaaaattgattttctgagtTTAATAAGCAACAAAATAAATAACGTATTTAACAAACATTGCTTTGAAATGTCTAAAGAAGTACACTAGGCCGTCagagttgcgaaatattacctTTTATGTTTTTTCTTAAGGCGTGTGCGGGCATACAGTTTTTCAGTCTAGTTCGCTgtctcgccgctagatggcgccatcAGTTttgtccataaaatgacattttttttattttctttactaaaactttcaggaaacttttattgctttattttgcttctaatgcgaccaCGTAACACTTTCTGAGTCTCGGAAGTACTCAacgttcgctaattttcgagaaaatcgcatttttattattttgtagttccaactttcgccgctagatggacgccaattttttagtccatgaaatgggctatttttctattttccttaataattgtcctagcaggctataattacattcgttcgattccgtaggcgacaaggaacaatttgtatatctcagaatttcggaaaagtccctagtttttgagaaaatcgagattttctgtttttgtagttccaactttcgccgctagatggacgccaattttttagtccatgaaatgggctatttttctattttccttaataattgtcctagcgggctataattatattcgttcgattccgtacgCGATAAGGAAcattttgtatatctcagaatttcggaaaagtccctagtttttgagaaaatcgagattttctgtttttgtagttccaactttcgccgctagatggacgccaattttttagtccatgaaatgggctatttttctattttccttaataattgtccgagcgggctataattacattcgttcgattccgtaggcgataaggaacattttgtatatctcagaatttcggaaaagtccttagttttcgagaaaatcgagattttagtttttcgtagttccgccgctcgccgctagatggcgccacctgtaccgttttgaaccaaattcgacaaaaattgattttctggctttattaggcatcaaaacgcatcaaaccctaatagaaatttgtttctaaatgcctcaggaaccatactacgtcgtcaaagtgccgaaatattcatttttttattttccttatatgcgtgtgctgaccctcattttttaggtttagttTACCCGTTTTGCCGCTAaatgtttgtcaattttttagttttaaacTGCACTATTTGTAACGGTTTGCTAAATTAATAACTAACTAACTAactcaattataatttatggaAAATGTCCCCCAATTTATGAATGCTACTGCGAGTAATAGGGACCTGTTTTTCTTGTATATCATTTTCCCCAGAGAAGCCTGATTTGCACTTGTGGGTACTCATTTCATATATGAGCACACACAACTGTATTGCATGACTATAATGCGTTTGCgcttttatatatatttacaagCATTTATAAGTATAGCACCTGTCACTGTCATGAGTCTGTTCAGTAAAGTCTAGTAAATTTGTGAGCGTTGCGaattagttaaaaaaatattagaaagaTTTCATTAACagctattaaaatattatcaaacaAAATTATGGATTTACTAGGATCTATCTTAAACTCAATGGATAAGCCTCCTACAGTCAGTGACAAGCAAAAGACACTTTTAAAAAGTTAGTTTAAAGTTAACCTATATAATAAACGTTtcgattaattatattaatatttataaaataacttttGCAATGTAGAACAGAAAGAGGAGTATCAGAAGTTTCAAAGAGCAGAAGCTGAGAAATTAAAAGTTTTTCGAGAAAAGGTTTGATATTTATACCTATTGTTTCCTTTTGGTAAAAACTGTCTTTATATGgccattattatttttcattgctTTAGGTAGAAGAAaagattaacaaatttcttcGGGATGATAATGCAAAGGAATATAAATTTCCTCCAATGGATCAAATCCATAGAAGTATAATGtacataaaacaaaatattgtttatattatgaACACCATAAtagttttgtattttttcatACCATAGACATGATGTTGCTGAAGTGGCAAATGTATGGGCATATTCCTTTGGAGAAGAAGGCATAGATCgtcatattataatttttaaaagagaATATGCTCCATCAGAAGACCAACTGAATGTGTTACGTAGAGGAGAAGAATGGAATGAAGAGGTAGCAAAGAAATTAGTAGAAGAAAGGGAAAGACAAGCTAGAGAAGAAAtagaaaatactaagagtaaaaAGCGAAAAGACAATTTTATACCAAACAGTTACTATAAGGataaatatgaacatttaattGGAAAGGAAGCAGCTTTGGAAGCAGCTAGGAAAACAGAAGCTAATAGCAGTTATGGATGTGGTAAGTAGATTCTTTTTGCTAATACATACTTGTTATTAATTGCAACTACACAATTTTTTTCAGTACCTAGTGAAAATAAAAAGGACCAACGAAGTATAGAGCAAACTTTAGCAGATATACGTGCTAAGAAGAGAAAACTAGAGGCAAATACCAAAGAATCAGAGTGTACAAATAAGAGTATAAAACAGTGAAATGCTGTGAAATTTAATCCTCATTTTAATAGTCGTTTTCCTTTTGAACTGTAAATATTTCCTATTAGGTTtgctaaaatttaaaataacattgAGTTACTCATAATTGTTTGATAGTTAGTGGTAACTTTTACTTGTTCAATGTTAGTATTATTTTGTGTACCTGCAATTAAAGCAAGAAAGAATTTTGTTTTCATAGTCAAATTCAGTACATGTATTTACTAAAAAGATCGAAAtaacttatatatatatatatacaatataatacatCTATCTCGTATGCATATTAATCTAGTTAAATATATTCTGTGGTCGAATATTTAGGTATCGAAGTTCTCGGAGCAGACTTCGGTTTTGTCGGAGACGAAGAATCAAACACGATTTGTTCCTTTAGagctaacaattttttaaacgtttGATTTGTTGCTGATTTATATAGCTCGAGTCCTCGCATAATTACAATGTCCCGAATATACGATGCATTATCATGTACCAGTTGTCTCTAAACCGAtaagaagaaaatatttttaattacaataaacgCAATGAtgacgataataataataatagtagaatTTGATGAATTAAGTAGAGAGAAAATTGTTACCTCCTGTTTCAATTTCGGATTGGTAAGAGATCCACATATATGTTGTACTTGAACTCGCATTACCGATATTAAAACTCCATCTATCGTAGCCATTAATTCTGGCGTAGCCACACTGAGACAGTCTTCTAGCAGACTTACATAAAGTTTTGAGAAAGCTAAAGTATTATTAGTCAATTGTATCCAACAGTTGTTCGTCACATAAAATGATGGAACAGTTATT includes:
- the LOC100882283 gene encoding nucleolar protein 10 isoform X1, which encodes MQVSCPNDVKIYNLSAGKSLPEWLSERKRRALLKKNVDIRRRIELIQDFDMPAVSTCIKVTKDERYIIATGIYKPRMKCYDVKNLSLKFERCFDSEVVTFDILSDDYSKLVFLQCDRNIEFHVAHGRYYRFRIPRFGRDIKYHYPSCDLFVVGDSNEIYRINLERGQFLQSFFTEASSLNKCEINPIHQLLAVGTEDGKIEAWDPRTKSKVGTLDCALHCVEQGNKLEAIPAVTSLKFQGGLTFGVGTSTGQILLYDIRSNKPFLTKDHMYGLPIKNIEFHQKMDMVYSMDSSIVKIWDRNNGKLYTSIEAQSDFNDMCVIPNTGMLLIANENTKMQTYYIPSLGPAPSWCSFLDNLTEEMEELNYEIIYDDYKFVTEKELDELGLLHLKGTNLLRAYMHGYFMDIRLYRKARDVMKPFEFQEYKKKRIQQKIEETRGSRIQIERMPSVNKELALKLMDDETNTKKKKTNSSALLKDERFKQLFTNPDFQVDTNSEEYSLLNPVVSQLHKSKTAKLKTKAMEQTMEVDHTNDENQDNSSDESFIHDDSSSEDEKVWVKEVKKQYRLMKKNERQKQEDDEDVESADEQAENGPRLYEIKDNVEFKDAKPIAKRQNKASLGERLRHQEAHSVAVSGSRGNREMTFVIEKKKQTRRAKFRIQRHDKGYKHLLRPAGNLFKKKQYSRSFPFSPPFHG
- the LOC105661901 gene encoding sperm-associated antigen 7 homolog; amino-acid sequence: MDLLGSILNSMDKPPTVSDKQKTLLKKQKEEYQKFQRAEAEKLKVFREKVEEKINKFLRDDNAKEYKFPPMDQIHRSIIHDVAEVANVWAYSFGEEGIDRHIIIFKREYAPSEDQLNVLRRGEEWNEEVAKKLVEERERQAREEIENTKSKKRKDNFIPNSYYKDKYEHLIGKEAALEAARKTEANSSYGCVPSENKKDQRSIEQTLADIRAKKRKLEANTKESECTNKSIKQ
- the LOC105661900 gene encoding uncharacterized protein LOC105661900 isoform X3; this translates as MQASTPSGLSELQLQSTEVGEITEMPDFEMLSTSAVLHYCKHKILKPYLRLLGVMGLKPMSSDDSEHCFCYCILMNLHTLQVIIFMCIGYILQYMACFRRDRGFCYKTLPLELQLVPNISTELSQEITCYGNIIFSYLVPSVLHLIAYLYTVYLFRIKENEQLQNLMERAFLLSSNPVNRGNQRKLVQILWLFIALSVVWIIMALITVNVLMAQGSIVFQWLEHSPYQVKITLKVFLIVCTLWHDMVQGTIITSYCLQGQLLMAHLYFLRGKLLHHTLSPIDWMREICEFKKLLKYFNDELGPAVCIYTVVNVSWAAAGTVWLLRYDNSDAHNNPVTWIGIINVVLWSLISIAPFIQAARLSTACSMIQSIGHEVRIRPFVYQSTPGEDLDTILLYTSSLKMCARLFRVPITGRYLCLFLTVGSILILTLGQCHFF
- the LOC100882283 gene encoding nucleolar protein 10 isoform X2, with the translated sequence MQVSCPNDVKIYNLSAGKSLPEWLSERKRRALLKKNVDIRRRIELIQDFDMPAVSTCIKVTKDERYIIATGIYKPRMKCYDVKNLSLKFERCFDSEVVTFDILSDDYSKLVFLQCDRNIEFHVAHGRYYRFRIPRFGRDIKYHYPSCDLFVVGDSNEIYRINLERGQFLQSFFTEASSLNKCEINPIHQLLAVGTEDGKIEAWDPRTKSKVGTLDCALHCVEQGNKLEAIPAVTSLKFQGGLTFGVGTSTGQILLYDIRSNKPFLTKDHMYGLPIKNIEFHQKMDMVYSMDSSIVKIWDRNNGKLYTSIEAQSDFNDMCVIPNTGMLLIANENTKMQTYYIPSLGPAPSWCSFLDNLTEEMEELNYEIIYDDYKFVTEKELDELGLLHLKGTNLLRAYMHGYFMDIRLYRKARDVMKPFEFQEYKKKRIQQKIEETRGSRIQIERMPSVNKELALKLMDDETNTKKKKTNSSALLKDERFKQLFTNPDFQVDTNSEEYSLLNPVVSQLHKSKTAKLKTKAMEQTMEVDHTNDENQDNSSDESFIHDDSSSEDEKVWVKEVKKQYRLMKKNERQKQEDDEDVESADEQAENGPRLYEIKDNVEFKDAKPIAKRQNKASLGERLRHQEAHSVAVSGSRGNREMTFVIEKKKQTRRAKFRIQRHDKGYKHLLRPAGNLFKKKR
- the LOC105661900 gene encoding uncharacterized protein LOC105661900 isoform X2, translated to MFSFQVQKHCTRWLKKMTVASSNNESKNGKDPPQQNHEETMQASTPSGLSELQLQSTEVGEITEMPDFEMLSTSAVLHYCKHKILKPYLRLLGVMGLKPMSSDDSEHCFCYCILMNLHTLQVIIFMCIGYILQYMACFRRDRGFCYKTLPLELQLVPNISTELSQEITCYGNIIFSYLVPSVLHLIAYLYTVYLFRIKENEQLQNLMERAFLLSSNPVNRGNQRKLVQILWLFIALSVVWIIMALITVNVLMAQGSIVFQWLEHSPYQVKITLKVFLIVCTLWHDMVQGTIITSYCLQGQLLMAHLYFLRGKLLHHTLSPIDWMREICEFKKLLKYFNDELGPAVCIYTVVNVSWAAAGTVWLLRYDNSDAHNNPVTWIGIINVVLWSLISIAPFIQAARLSTACSMIQSIGHEVRIRPFVYQSTPGEDLDTILLYTSSLKMCARLFRVPITGRYLCLFLTVGSILILTLGQCHFF
- the LOC105661900 gene encoding uncharacterized protein LOC105661900 isoform X1, coding for MSKSLSKSVHWNLMSSLSLPSIMKHKIRINDNASSNNESKNGKDPPQQNHEETMQASTPSGLSELQLQSTEVGEITEMPDFEMLSTSAVLHYCKHKILKPYLRLLGVMGLKPMSSDDSEHCFCYCILMNLHTLQVIIFMCIGYILQYMACFRRDRGFCYKTLPLELQLVPNISTELSQEITCYGNIIFSYLVPSVLHLIAYLYTVYLFRIKENEQLQNLMERAFLLSSNPVNRGNQRKLVQILWLFIALSVVWIIMALITVNVLMAQGSIVFQWLEHSPYQVKITLKVFLIVCTLWHDMVQGTIITSYCLQGQLLMAHLYFLRGKLLHHTLSPIDWMREICEFKKLLKYFNDELGPAVCIYTVVNVSWAAAGTVWLLRYDNSDAHNNPVTWIGIINVVLWSLISIAPFIQAARLSTACSMIQSIGHEVRIRPFVYQSTPGEDLDTILLYTSSLKMCARLFRVPITGRYLCLFLTVGSILILTLGQCHFF